A genomic stretch from Sporocytophaga myxococcoides DSM 11118 includes:
- the gcvP gene encoding aminomethyl-transferring glycine dehydrogenase has translation MKINLNQKSGFNERHIGPSKNDQKEMLDLIGVKSLDQLINETIPESIRLKKELSLPEPLTEFEFLKHFGALANENKIFKSYIGLGYYACITPPVILRNILENPGWYTAYTPYQAEIAQGRLEALINYQTMVTDLTGMELANASLLDEGTAAAEAMNLMHAGRAGSKKNANTFFVSENCFPQTIDVLKTRATPLGITLKIGDINTAEALGADIFGILLQYPDANGEVLNYKNLTDTAHKQDIMVGVAADLLSLTLLTPPGEFGADVVVGSTQRFGVPMGYGGPHAAYFATKDEFKRSIPGRVIGASVDAQGKHAYRMALQTREQHIRREKATSNICTAQVLLAVIAGSYAVYHGPQGLKNIALKVAGLTKVLNNSIAELGFNQSNKQFFDTLKIETGNQTEAVKKAAELKEINFRYSGTSTFITFDETVDIAALKDIITVFAEVKGKKVEDVLSKLSVDVDITFPGLERTSAYLQHPVFNSYYSEHEMLRYLKRLENKDLSLAHSMISLGSCTMKLNATTEMIPVTWEKIGQIHPFVPAAQAEGYKKIFTNLENWLSEITGFAGVSLQPNSGAQGEYAGLMVVRAYYENKGETHRNVALIPSSAHGTNPATAVMAGMKVVTVKCDEKGNIDISDLRSKSEQYKNNLCVLMVTYPSTHGVFEEGIKEICQIIHDAGGQVYMDGANMNAQVGLTSPANIGADVCHLNLHKTFCIPHGGGGPGVGPIGVAAHLKPFLPGNPVVKTGGEKAIHAVSAAPWGSASILPISYAYIAMMGAEGLKSSTQHAILNANYIKARLEKFFPILYTNTKGRCAHEFILDCREFKHTVGVEVEDIAKRLMDYGFHAPTVSFPVPGTLMIEPTESESKEELDRFCEAMIQIREEIREIENGKADKANNVLKHAPHTAEVIMADNWTRPYSREKAAFPIEWIRLRKFWPSVSRVDNAYGDRNLVCTCLPVEDYASHEEVVQ, from the coding sequence ATGAAAATTAACCTTAACCAAAAATCAGGCTTTAACGAAAGACATATAGGACCTTCTAAAAATGATCAGAAGGAGATGCTGGATCTGATAGGCGTTAAAAGTCTGGATCAATTGATCAACGAAACCATCCCTGAGTCTATTCGTCTGAAAAAAGAGCTTAGCCTTCCTGAGCCGCTAACCGAATTTGAGTTCCTTAAGCATTTCGGTGCATTGGCAAATGAAAATAAAATTTTCAAATCATATATTGGTTTAGGTTATTATGCATGTATTACACCTCCGGTCATTCTGAGAAATATTCTGGAAAATCCGGGCTGGTATACAGCTTATACTCCATATCAGGCGGAGATTGCACAAGGTAGACTTGAAGCATTGATCAATTATCAGACAATGGTTACTGATCTGACTGGAATGGAGCTCGCCAATGCATCTCTTCTTGATGAAGGCACGGCAGCTGCAGAAGCAATGAACCTGATGCATGCAGGCCGCGCAGGTTCAAAGAAGAATGCAAATACTTTTTTCGTTTCGGAAAATTGTTTTCCTCAAACTATAGATGTACTTAAAACAAGAGCAACTCCTCTTGGAATAACTCTTAAGATCGGTGATATCAATACAGCGGAAGCCTTAGGTGCTGATATCTTCGGTATTTTACTTCAATATCCTGACGCTAACGGAGAGGTTCTTAATTATAAAAATCTTACCGATACTGCACACAAGCAGGATATTATGGTAGGTGTTGCTGCAGATCTTTTAAGTCTTACGCTTTTAACACCTCCAGGTGAGTTTGGTGCTGATGTTGTTGTAGGCTCTACTCAACGATTCGGCGTACCAATGGGATATGGTGGTCCTCATGCTGCATATTTTGCTACTAAAGATGAATTCAAAAGAAGTATTCCAGGAAGGGTAATAGGAGCGTCGGTAGATGCTCAAGGAAAGCATGCCTATCGTATGGCATTGCAAACAAGAGAGCAACATATCAGAAGAGAGAAAGCAACTTCAAACATCTGTACAGCTCAGGTACTCTTGGCTGTAATAGCAGGAAGCTATGCTGTATATCATGGACCTCAGGGCCTAAAAAACATAGCATTAAAAGTTGCAGGATTGACTAAGGTTCTGAATAATAGCATTGCAGAGCTTGGGTTTAATCAATCTAATAAGCAGTTCTTCGATACTCTGAAGATTGAAACAGGCAATCAAACGGAGGCTGTAAAGAAGGCGGCAGAATTAAAAGAAATTAACTTCCGTTATTCCGGAACCAGCACATTTATTACGTTTGACGAAACGGTTGATATTGCGGCGCTTAAAGATATTATCACTGTATTTGCAGAAGTAAAAGGGAAGAAGGTTGAAGATGTTCTTTCAAAACTTTCAGTAGACGTTGATATTACCTTCCCGGGATTAGAAAGAACTTCAGCTTACCTTCAACATCCTGTTTTCAACTCTTACTATTCAGAGCATGAAATGCTGAGATATCTTAAGAGATTGGAAAACAAAGACCTTTCTTTAGCTCATTCCATGATTTCATTGGGATCATGCACAATGAAGCTGAATGCTACTACTGAAATGATCCCAGTAACCTGGGAAAAGATAGGACAGATACATCCTTTTGTTCCGGCAGCTCAGGCTGAGGGATATAAGAAGATATTTACAAACCTTGAGAACTGGCTTTCTGAAATAACTGGGTTTGCTGGTGTTTCCCTGCAGCCAAACTCCGGTGCTCAGGGTGAATATGCGGGTTTGATGGTTGTCAGAGCTTACTATGAAAATAAAGGGGAGACACATAGAAATGTTGCTCTGATCCCGAGCTCAGCTCATGGTACTAACCCAGCTACTGCAGTAATGGCAGGTATGAAGGTAGTTACTGTGAAATGTGATGAGAAAGGAAATATTGATATCTCTGATTTAAGAAGTAAGTCCGAGCAATACAAAAATAATCTTTGTGTGCTGATGGTGACTTATCCTTCTACTCACGGTGTTTTTGAAGAGGGTATCAAAGAGATTTGCCAGATTATTCATGATGCAGGCGGACAAGTATATATGGATGGTGCAAACATGAATGCACAGGTTGGTCTTACCAGTCCTGCAAATATCGGAGCAGATGTATGCCATTTGAATCTTCATAAAACATTCTGCATACCGCACGGTGGTGGTGGTCCAGGCGTTGGCCCGATTGGTGTAGCTGCCCATCTTAAACCGTTCCTTCCAGGAAATCCCGTAGTAAAAACCGGAGGCGAAAAAGCAATACATGCAGTATCAGCAGCTCCTTGGGGTAGTGCTAGCATATTGCCAATTTCATATGCCTACATTGCAATGATGGGAGCAGAAGGTTTGAAAAGCTCTACTCAACATGCAATACTTAATGCGAATTATATAAAGGCAAGACTAGAGAAGTTCTTTCCGATATTATATACAAACACTAAAGGTCGCTGCGCTCACGAATTTATTCTTGATTGCAGAGAATTCAAGCACACAGTGGGAGTTGAGGTAGAAGACATTGCCAAAAGGCTAATGGACTATGGTTTCCATGCTCCGACAGTTTCATTCCCTGTGCCAGGAACATTGATGATTGAGCCTACAGAAAGCGAGTCTAAAGAAGAGCTTGATAGGTTCTGTGAGGCTATGATTCAGATCAGAGAAGAGATCAGAGAAATTGAAAACGGAAAAGCTGATAAAGCAAATAACGTTCTTAAACATGCTCCTCATACTGCAGAGGTAATTATGGCTGATAATTGGACAAGGCCATATTCAAGAGAGAAAGCCGCATTCCCCATAGAGTGGATCAGACTTAGAAAGTTCTGGCCTTCTGTAAGCAGAGTAGATAATGCTTATGGTGACAGAAATCTTGTTTGCACCTGCCTTCCGGTTGAAGATTATGCTTCACACGAAGAAGTGGTTCAATAA
- a CDS encoding glycosyl hydrolase family 8, with product MKRKILLFLSLAILGNVWNVNGQNMPFPQNKIYPNGIMPTNRNASDASSNYSVWKSNWTAACGDGKYRVKFDTPNQTVSEGIGYGMLMAAYAGDKTYFDGFWNYYKSFRNSNGVMHWKINECSSIIGSNGASDAEFDAAMALIVAHSQWGSSGSINYQNDAKTLISAIKTHELEIGTKVVKPGDQFGGSNLTNPSYFTPGYFRVFGKFTNDESFWNSAADKCYEVINANLSKNNAAGGFVSDWCKADGTYSSNASGYYSGGTKFHYDAVRTPWRIAVDYLWFGTPEAKAYVKKTSDFIRNNGGTKNIKDGYNQNGSAYGTAHNCTFVGTFACAAMGGENQSHLDDSYSDLKGINEASWYFNQTLKTLYLYLLSGNFYNPLSTESVNVSPTVSLTAPTGNAVFTVGETITINANATDSDGSVSKVEFYQGTTKLGEDATSPYSFSWTNAAAGSYVITAKAIDDKGASTTSSSVTITVNVKENVAPTVSLTAPTANAVFMVGETITINANATDSDGSVSKVEFYQGATKLGEDATSPYSFSWTNAVAGSYIITAKATDDKGASTSSSSVTITVNVKENVAPTVSLTAPTSNAVFIVGETITINANATDSDGSVSKVEFYQGATKLGEDATSPYSFSWTNAAAGSYVITAKSTDDKGASTTSSSVTITVNVKENVAPAVSLTAPTANEVFTVGDVITISANASDADGSVAKVEFYLGDLKIGEDVSSPFSISWTDVAIGGYTITAKAFDDKGASTISAAINFTVNAKDNALPAVSIVTPVSNAVFGEGEVINISVNASDADGFISKVEFYQGTTKIGEDASSPYSFSWTGIAAGNYSITAKATDDKGASTTSSIVSIFVQEKENLSPAVSIISPVANASFDAGATITISANASDTDGSISKVEFYQGTTKIGEDASSPYTFSWAEVAAGNYSITAKATDDKGASTTSSIVSIFVQEKENLSPAVSIISPVANASFDSGATITISANASDADGSISKVEFYQGATKLGEDATSPYSFIWTNVVSGNYSITAKAIDNKYAETTSSAISIVVKALDGKAPVVVITSPANNASFVKGKTITINADASDADGTIAKVEYYEGNVKIGEELLEPYSLLWNSAPVGTHTITVKAIDNSGLSSVAGPLTIIVSENTAQKEPYKGSPAIIPGKIEAENFDLGGLDVAYYDDTKDNKGGQYRTDEYVDIENCSEGGYDIGYMDIGEWLDYTVEVKESGTYELGVRVGSPNSGKVLHVEMNGIDISGPVTVTNTGDWQKYATVKVSNIQLTAGVQTMKIVMDSAEFNLNYVEFKKTSSPTVSSPYKGVPALIPGKIEAENFDLGGLNVAYYDDTKDNKGGQYRADEYVDIENCSEGGYNIGYMDIGEWLNYSVEVKETGTYELGVRVASPNSGKVLHVEMNGVDISGSVTVPNTGDWQKYTTVKISNVQLTAGVQSMKIVMDEAEFNLNYVEFKKTTSPTVSSPYKGTPALIPGKIEAENFDLGGLNLAYYDDTKDNKGGQYRTDEYVDIESCSEGGYDVGYMDIGEWLNYSVEVKETGTYELGVRVGSPNTGKVLHIEMNGVDISGPVTVPNTGDWQKYTTVKMSNIQLAAGLQTMKIVMDSAEFNLNYVEFKKTSTSTVSSPYKGVPAIIPGKIEAENFDLGGLDIAYYDDTKDNKGGQYRTDEYVDIENCSEGGYNIGYMDIGEWLNYSVEIKETGTYELGVRVASPNSGKVLHVEMNGVDISGPVAVPNTGDWQKYTTVKISKVQLTAGLQTMKIVLDSAEFNLNYVEFTPASTPSAPVGDCQFTAVPDASKFVVRNQFTDQYLGAVVSNENDALKITQRQWGQSYLYVIESGSKHSVEAGKSYTVSFDFKDDAAVGIASIETGFAKSIEWYGAENIQPLAKIEGDFSSTDFSNKSISFNALSTGSYYLVLKLNWNGQPNNQVVNYVKNISICEEIAMPSAARAALGMTIAGPNPFNDETLISIPFAGNGVSEATVSINDVYGKPVTIYETKFEGQLLPIGKGLAIGTYIVTVTYEENSYTTRIIKN from the coding sequence ATGAAAAGAAAAATTTTACTCTTTTTATCGCTGGCCATTCTGGGGAATGTCTGGAATGTTAATGGGCAGAATATGCCTTTCCCCCAAAATAAAATTTACCCCAATGGTATAATGCCTACAAACAGAAATGCCTCCGACGCTTCATCTAACTATAGCGTCTGGAAGTCCAACTGGACCGCAGCCTGTGGAGATGGCAAATACAGAGTGAAATTTGATACTCCAAACCAAACAGTTTCTGAAGGTATTGGCTATGGGATGTTGATGGCAGCTTATGCCGGCGATAAAACTTATTTCGATGGTTTCTGGAATTATTATAAATCATTTAGAAATTCCAATGGTGTCATGCATTGGAAAATAAACGAATGTTCTTCAATAATAGGATCCAATGGAGCTTCCGATGCAGAATTTGATGCTGCAATGGCACTCATTGTTGCTCATAGTCAATGGGGAAGCTCTGGTAGTATTAACTATCAGAATGATGCTAAAACTCTTATCTCAGCTATTAAAACTCATGAACTTGAGATTGGTACTAAAGTAGTAAAGCCAGGAGATCAGTTTGGTGGAAGTAACCTGACTAATCCTTCTTATTTTACACCAGGGTATTTCAGAGTATTTGGAAAGTTTACCAATGACGAATCATTCTGGAACTCAGCTGCTGATAAATGTTATGAGGTCATCAATGCAAATCTTTCAAAAAATAATGCTGCCGGTGGTTTTGTTTCTGACTGGTGTAAAGCTGACGGAACATATTCCTCTAATGCAAGCGGATATTATTCAGGAGGAACCAAGTTCCACTATGATGCAGTAAGGACTCCCTGGAGGATCGCTGTAGACTATTTGTGGTTTGGTACACCAGAAGCAAAGGCCTATGTTAAAAAGACTTCTGATTTTATAAGAAATAATGGTGGTACCAAAAATATAAAAGACGGCTACAACCAGAATGGTTCTGCTTATGGAACTGCCCACAATTGTACCTTCGTTGGGACTTTTGCATGTGCAGCGATGGGTGGTGAAAATCAATCTCACCTGGATGATTCTTATTCTGACTTGAAAGGAATTAACGAAGCAAGCTGGTACTTCAATCAGACTTTAAAAACACTCTATCTTTATTTGCTGTCAGGAAATTTCTATAATCCTCTTAGTACTGAAAGTGTAAATGTTTCTCCAACAGTTTCATTAACAGCTCCGACAGGTAATGCTGTATTTACGGTAGGAGAAACGATCACTATTAACGCTAATGCCACCGATTCTGATGGCTCAGTTTCCAAAGTTGAGTTTTATCAGGGAACCACCAAACTGGGAGAAGATGCAACAAGTCCATATTCATTCAGCTGGACAAATGCTGCAGCTGGTTCTTACGTAATCACAGCAAAAGCGATAGATGATAAAGGCGCTTCAACGACTTCTTCTTCAGTGACGATTACAGTTAATGTAAAAGAAAATGTTGCTCCAACAGTTTCATTGACAGCTCCGACTGCTAATGCAGTATTTATGGTAGGAGAAACGATCACTATTAACGCTAATGCCACCGATTCTGATGGCTCAGTTTCCAAAGTTGAGTTTTATCAGGGTGCCACTAAACTGGGAGAGGATGCAACAAGTCCATATTCATTCAGCTGGACAAATGCTGTAGCTGGTTCTTACATAATCACAGCAAAAGCCACAGATGATAAAGGAGCTTCAACGTCTTCTTCTTCAGTGACAATTACAGTTAATGTAAAAGAAAATGTTGCTCCAACAGTTTCATTGACAGCTCCGACTTCTAATGCAGTATTTATAGTAGGAGAAACGATCACTATTAATGCAAATGCCACGGATTCTGATGGCTCAGTTTCCAAAGTTGAGTTTTATCAGGGAGCCACCAAACTGGGAGAGGATGCAACAAGTCCATATTCATTCAGTTGGACAAATGCTGCTGCTGGTTCTTATGTAATCACGGCAAAATCAACAGATGATAAAGGAGCTTCAACGACTTCTTCTTCAGTGACGATTACAGTTAATGTAAAAGAAAATGTGGCTCCAGCAGTTTCATTGACTGCTCCAACCGCCAATGAAGTATTTACTGTTGGGGATGTTATTACTATTAGCGCAAATGCATCAGACGCAGATGGTTCTGTAGCTAAAGTTGAGTTTTATCTTGGAGACCTTAAAATAGGGGAGGATGTTTCAAGTCCTTTCAGCATAAGTTGGACCGATGTGGCTATAGGTGGTTATACCATTACAGCAAAAGCATTTGACGATAAAGGTGCTTCCACAATTTCTGCTGCAATAAATTTTACAGTTAATGCTAAAGATAATGCATTACCAGCTGTTTCAATTGTTACACCTGTTTCGAATGCTGTATTTGGAGAAGGAGAAGTGATTAATATCTCAGTAAATGCATCGGATGCAGATGGCTTTATTTCAAAGGTTGAATTTTATCAAGGAACAACGAAGATAGGTGAAGATGCTTCAAGCCCATATTCATTTAGCTGGACTGGTATTGCTGCAGGCAACTATTCAATTACAGCAAAAGCAACAGATGACAAAGGAGCTTCAACTACATCTTCTATTGTCTCAATATTTGTTCAGGAAAAAGAAAATCTATCTCCTGCAGTCTCAATTATTTCTCCTGTTGCCAATGCTTCATTTGATGCAGGAGCTACAATTACTATTTCGGCAAATGCTTCTGACACTGATGGAAGTATTTCTAAAGTTGAGTTTTATCAAGGAACAACTAAGATAGGCGAAGATGCTTCAAGCCCATATACATTTAGCTGGGCAGAAGTAGCTGCAGGCAACTATTCAATTACAGCAAAAGCAACAGATGACAAAGGTGCTTCGACTACATCTTCTATTGTCTCAATATTTGTCCAGGAAAAAGAAAATCTATCTCCTGCGGTCTCAATTATTTCTCCTGTTGCCAATGCTTCATTTGATTCTGGAGCTACAATTACCATTTCCGCGAATGCTTCTGATGCAGATGGAAGTATTTCTAAAGTTGAATTTTATCAGGGAGCAACAAAGTTAGGTGAAGACGCAACAAGCCCATATTCTTTCATCTGGACTAATGTGGTTTCGGGGAATTATTCTATAACAGCAAAAGCGATTGACAATAAATATGCGGAGACTACTTCTTCTGCTATTAGTATTGTTGTTAAGGCTCTGGATGGAAAGGCTCCTGTAGTTGTTATAACTTCGCCAGCTAACAATGCGTCATTTGTGAAAGGTAAAACAATCACTATCAATGCAGATGCTTCTGATGCAGATGGAACAATTGCCAAAGTTGAATACTATGAAGGCAATGTTAAAATCGGAGAGGAATTACTTGAGCCTTATTCACTATTGTGGAATAGTGCTCCTGTAGGAACACATACCATAACAGTAAAAGCAATAGATAATTCAGGACTGTCTTCTGTTGCAGGGCCTCTTACAATCATTGTTTCAGAAAACACAGCTCAAAAGGAGCCTTATAAAGGTTCACCGGCGATAATCCCCGGAAAAATTGAGGCTGAGAATTTTGATCTCGGAGGATTGGACGTTGCTTACTATGATGATACAAAAGACAATAAAGGTGGCCAGTATAGAACAGATGAATATGTTGATATAGAAAATTGTTCGGAAGGTGGTTATGATATTGGTTATATGGATATCGGTGAATGGCTGGATTATACTGTAGAAGTAAAGGAAAGCGGAACATATGAACTGGGCGTGAGAGTGGGTTCTCCGAATTCAGGAAAAGTACTGCATGTTGAGATGAATGGTATAGATATTTCTGGTCCTGTAACAGTAACAAATACAGGAGACTGGCAGAAGTATGCGACAGTGAAGGTCTCCAATATTCAACTTACCGCTGGTGTTCAAACTATGAAGATCGTAATGGATTCTGCAGAATTTAACCTTAACTATGTTGAATTTAAAAAGACATCTTCTCCGACAGTATCTTCTCCATACAAAGGAGTTCCAGCTTTAATCCCTGGAAAAATCGAAGCAGAGAATTTTGATCTTGGTGGATTGAATGTTGCTTACTATGATGATACAAAAGACAATAAAGGTGGCCAGTACAGAGCAGATGAATATGTCGATATAGAAAATTGCTCTGAAGGCGGATATAATATTGGTTATATGGATATCGGTGAATGGCTAAACTACTCAGTAGAAGTAAAAGAAACAGGAACTTATGAACTGGGAGTGAGAGTAGCTTCTCCGAATTCAGGAAAAGTTTTGCATGTAGAGATGAATGGAGTAGATATTTCTGGTTCAGTTACAGTGCCAAATACAGGAGACTGGCAGAAGTATACAACAGTGAAGATTTCAAATGTTCAACTTACTGCAGGCGTACAATCTATGAAGATAGTAATGGATGAAGCAGAGTTCAACCTAAACTATGTTGAGTTTAAAAAGACAACTTCCCCGACAGTATCTTCTCCATATAAAGGCACTCCAGCTTTAATCCCTGGAAAAATCGAAGCAGAGAATTTTGATCTTGGTGGATTGAACCTTGCTTATTATGATGATACAAAGGATAATAAAGGAGGCCAGTACAGAACAGATGAGTATGTCGATATAGAAAGTTGTTCTGAAGGTGGCTATGATGTCGGATACATGGATATTGGCGAATGGCTGAACTATTCAGTAGAAGTAAAGGAAACCGGGACATATGAACTGGGAGTGAGAGTTGGTTCTCCTAATACAGGAAAAGTACTGCATATTGAGATGAATGGTGTAGATATTTCAGGTCCTGTAACAGTGCCAAATACAGGTGATTGGCAAAAGTATACAACAGTGAAGATGTCTAATATTCAGCTCGCTGCGGGTCTGCAAACTATGAAAATAGTGATGGATTCAGCAGAGTTTAACCTTAATTATGTAGAGTTCAAAAAGACATCAACTTCGACAGTATCTTCTCCATATAAAGGTGTTCCAGCTATAATCCCTGGAAAAATCGAAGCAGAAAATTTCGATCTTGGAGGATTAGATATTGCTTACTATGATGATACCAAGGATAATAAAGGAGGCCAGTACAGAACAGATGAATATGTCGATATAGAAAATTGCTCTGAAGGCGGTTATAATATTGGTTATATGGATATCGGCGAATGGCTAAACTACTCAGTAGAAATAAAGGAAACAGGAACTTATGAACTGGGAGTGAGAGTAGCTTCTCCGAATTCAGGAAAAGTATTGCATGTTGAGATGAATGGTGTAGATATCTCTGGGCCTGTAGCAGTGCCAAATACAGGAGACTGGCAGAAGTATACAACAGTGAAGATTTCAAAAGTTCAACTTACAGCTGGTCTTCAAACTATGAAGATAGTATTGGATTCAGCGGAGTTTAACCTTAACTATGTGGAGTTCACTCCTGCATCAACTCCAAGTGCACCAGTCGGAGATTGCCAGTTTACTGCAGTTCCTGACGCTTCAAAATTTGTGGTAAGAAATCAATTTACGGATCAATACCTCGGAGCTGTTGTAAGTAATGAAAATGACGCTCTGAAAATAACTCAGAGACAATGGGGGCAATCATACCTATATGTTATTGAAAGTGGATCAAAGCATTCTGTTGAAGCAGGAAAGTCATACACTGTATCATTTGATTTTAAAGATGATGCTGCGGTTGGTATTGCTTCTATAGAAACAGGATTTGCAAAGTCTATCGAATGGTATGGTGCAGAAAATATACAGCCACTAGCAAAGATTGAAGGTGATTTTTCTTCAACTGACTTTTCAAATAAGTCAATTAGCTTTAATGCACTTTCAACAGGAAGTTATTATCTGGTACTTAAGTTAAATTGGAATGGACAACCAAATAATCAAGTTGTTAATTATGTCAAAAATATCTCTATATGCGAAGAAATAGCTATGCCTTCTGCAGCCAGAGCAGCACTTGGCATGACCATTGCAGGCCCTAATCCATTTAATGATGAAACATTGATTTCAATTCCTTTCGCTGGTAATGGTGTATCTGAAGCAACAGTTAGTATTAATGATGTATATGGGAAGCCGGTAACAATTTATGAAACTAAGTTTGAAGGCCAATTATTGCCAATAGGCAAAGGGCTAGCAATAGGAACTTATATTGTTACAGTGACTTATGAAGAGAACAGTTATACTACAAGAATTATAAAGAATTAG
- the lipA gene encoding lipoyl synthase produces the protein MAEEVVNNSEPTRKSKPDWLRVKLPVGKEYAKVRQLVDDHKLHTICQSGNCPNMGECWGAGTATFMILGNVCTRSCSFCAVATGRPTEYDIDEPRRVAEAVKLMTVKHCVITSVNRDELKDRGAEVWYQTVKAIKEVSPQTTIETLIPDVKGNWEALERMISAGQEVVSHNMETVKRLYRLVRPQAKYERSLEQIQRIKNFGKRTKSGIMLGLGETEEEVYEAMDDLLAHGLDVLTLGQYLQPTKMHLGVVNFIHPDQFKKYKEVGLQKGFNYVESGPLVRSSYHAEKHI, from the coding sequence ATGGCCGAAGAAGTTGTAAATAACTCAGAACCAACGAGAAAAAGCAAACCCGATTGGTTGAGGGTAAAGCTTCCTGTTGGAAAAGAGTATGCAAAAGTAAGGCAGCTTGTTGATGATCATAAACTTCATACAATCTGTCAGAGCGGAAATTGCCCAAATATGGGTGAATGCTGGGGAGCAGGAACGGCCACGTTTATGATCCTTGGTAATGTATGTACCAGAAGTTGTTCTTTTTGTGCCGTAGCAACGGGAAGACCCACCGAATATGATATCGATGAACCAAGAAGGGTTGCTGAAGCAGTAAAATTGATGACTGTAAAGCATTGCGTGATCACATCGGTAAACAGAGATGAGCTAAAAGATCGCGGTGCTGAGGTATGGTACCAGACAGTAAAAGCAATCAAAGAAGTTTCTCCTCAGACAACCATTGAAACACTTATTCCAGATGTAAAAGGCAACTGGGAAGCGCTTGAAAGAATGATCAGCGCAGGTCAGGAAGTTGTATCTCATAACATGGAAACAGTAAAGAGGCTGTACAGACTTGTGAGACCACAAGCCAAATATGAAAGAAGCCTTGAACAGATACAAAGAATAAAGAATTTTGGAAAAAGAACTAAGTCCGGTATAATGCTAGGATTAGGTGAAACAGAAGAAGAAGTTTATGAAGCGATGGATGATCTTCTTGCTCATGGACTTGACGTATTAACACTTGGACAATATCTTCAGCCTACCAAGATGCACCTGGGTGTAGTTAACTTTATACATCCGGATCAATTCAAAAAATATAAAGAAGTAGGCCTTCAAAAAGGATTTAACTATGTTGAATCCGGACCATTGGTAAGGTCTTCTTACCATGCTGAAAAACATATCTGA
- a CDS encoding OsmC family protein, which yields MFSIKNKYLGDLRTEAVHLKSGNTIITDAPLDNNGKGEAFSPTDLVSAALCSCMMTIMGITARKENLLIDGVQAEVTKVMTANPRKISEIHVNFTFPAGLSLSDEFKGKLEYAAHTCPVALSLDPAIKQIVTFNY from the coding sequence ATGTTTTCAATAAAAAATAAATATCTGGGAGATTTGAGAACCGAAGCGGTTCATCTGAAGTCTGGTAATACGATTATTACTGATGCTCCTCTTGACAATAACGGAAAAGGGGAAGCTTTTTCACCCACAGATTTGGTTTCTGCTGCGCTTTGCAGTTGCATGATGACAATCATGGGAATTACTGCAAGAAAGGAAAACCTTCTTATTGATGGAGTGCAAGCGGAGGTAACCAAGGTTATGACTGCCAATCCTAGAAAGATTTCCGAAATTCATGTAAACTTTACTTTCCCTGCTGGATTAAGCCTGAGCGATGAATTCAAAGGAAAACTTGAATACGCCGCTCATACCTGTCCGGTTGCATTAAGCTTAGATCCTGCAATTAAGCAGATAGTTACTTTCAATTACTAA
- the ytxJ gene encoding bacillithiol system redox-active protein YtxJ: MEWQELKEEQQLNHIKDLSSGEPVVIFKHSTRCSISSTALNRLERSWKSEEVKGIKPFYLDLISFRNISNKIEDVFKVRHESPQLLIIKNGNCVYHASHMGINYEEIKKQLSA, encoded by the coding sequence ATGGAATGGCAGGAATTAAAAGAAGAGCAGCAACTAAACCATATTAAGGATTTATCCTCAGGAGAGCCTGTGGTTATTTTCAAGCATAGTACCAGATGTTCAATAAGCTCAACGGCTTTGAACCGACTGGAAAGATCCTGGAAATCAGAGGAAGTAAAAGGAATTAAACCATTTTATCTTGACCTGATATCTTTCAGAAATATTTCTAATAAAATTGAGGATGTGTTCAAAGTAAGGCATGAATCACCACAATTGCTGATTATTAAAAATGGCAACTGCGTGTACCATGCCTCACATATGGGAATAAATTACGAGGAAATTAAAAAACAGCTTTCCGCTTAG